The genomic region AGTGGAGGGGGGCGTTGGGGCAACAGGATAGCCTGGCTGGGACCCAAGCCAGGAGCCCACTGTCAACATAGGTGGGTGGCTGAATGGGCCCTGGGGCCTGCAGTCTCTGTCCCTTTCTGAGAACTCCAAAGGCCTGctctggtgggggaggggcagccaaTGGGTACCCGGGCTGGGCACAATAGTGCCTAGCAACCAACTGGGTGAAACAGATGCCAGGGAGAGGGGACATCCTGAGCCAGCCCTGCTGCCTGTGagtgatggggggtggggagcagggagggggcgGCCAGGTGGCCACCGGACTGGCCTCTGTGcagggctggggaaacagaaTGGAGTGGAGGTGGTGAGAGGGTGGGCGGGCGCTTCTATGAGCATCCACGGAGAAAGGCTGGGACGGCACCAGCCCCCTGGAACAGGTCTCATTTCAGAAAGATGGCCGGTGTGTCTGCATGTGGATGCATGCGGGAATGAGCTTGCTGGTGTGTCTGATTGGGAGGGATCTTGGTAAGCCTTGGTGATTTGGATGCTGTGGGTGGGTCTAAGATTGTGAGTGATTGGCTGAGACTGGGGTTCCAGGTCTGTGTGTGCCTAGCTGCGTGGCTGGGCATGAATTTTGGGGATGGTGCTATAAGGCCATAGGTCTGACAGGGTGCCTGTTGGGATTTCTGGAGCTGCACGAGGCTTTGggtgcagaagacacagggtgTATAACACAATGAGGTGACCCTGGGACCTCAACTGCTTGGCACAGCCCCTCGCTCTGTGCTGGGCTCTCCAGCTGGATGCAGAAGTGAATCTGACACCCTTATCTGCTCAAACCCAAACTCACATGCTGAGCTGAGGGTCACACATGTTTAAAAAGGAATCACCAGACTGGGGCACTTGGGCAGGACAGGGGTTGCCCCAAGAGCATCCATGGACTGAGACAAGGGTCCAGGGAAGGGTGGGATTTGAGGAATTCACAGGGTGGTTCTGGTGCAGTAGAGATGGCCTCACTAACACTCCCTGAGTTGTTCCAGGACCTGATGATAGTTCTAGCCTcgttgtacatatgtgtgtgtgcatgtgcgtgctcagtcatatatgatgctttgagaccccatggactgcagcccgccaggctcctctgttcatgaagttttccagacaagaatgctggagcgggttgccatttcctactccaggggctcttcctgacagggatcaaacccacatctcctgcgtctcctgcattagcaggcagattctttaccactgtgccacctgggaagctcctctaGCCCCATCTAGGGGCCTCAAATTACCCCTGACACTGGGAAATGGACTAAGAGGATCCACTTTTACCTGGGGTGTTAAAATTTCTTTGCTGAAAAACTCTGTGCTTTGCAAAAAGATTCCTGTCTTCCCAGGCCTCCCATTGGCTCTGCGAGGACTATTTGGGGTTCACATGGACCTTTCTGCACCAAAGAGGGTACAAAGGATCATGGTAGGGATATTCCAGACCCCCAGGGGGAAATTCCCATGGTAGGGATTTCTCAGATGCATGAGAAAGGTGGTCTCTCCCAAATCCATTCTCGAAAGGCATAGCCCACATCCCTATATCTGTGGACCCTCGGATTCACTGGCCCCAAGTGGCTGAGATGGAAAGGTTGGGCATGCTCTCAGTATAATGGGCCTCAGGTTAAAAGAGACAGCCTGGGTGACCACTCTCCCCTGTTTCCAGCTGGTGGCCTCATTCTGTCCTGTCCCTCTGCCTCTATCTCTCCCTTCACATCTCCACCCCCGGCCCCTGTTCCAGCTCTTGGCCCCGCCCACCCAGgtcctgcccccgcccccgccttgTCTCCCaggccccagtctcctgcactgtaagGTCATGGAGGGCTCTTTGGAAAAAATTACTGGCTTCACCAcgagacttgtgggatcttagttccccggccagggatcgaacctgggcccttggcagtggaagcgtggtgtcctaaccactggaccgccaaggaattcCCAGGAGGGCTCTTGCTAACGTCCCCAGTGGGCCTCTTCCTTCCCTGCTCAGAACCCTCCCACGGCTACCTACAGATAACGATCAAGTGCAGCCGGATGCTCCCTGCCCTTCCCAAGATGGCCTCTGCCTGAACCTCGTCAGCAGTAAGACCCCGAGTCTTCCTAAAACAGTAGGACTTGGACGGTTCTGAGGAGTCATCTTTCCAttccacaggtgaggaaactggcaCCCCCCACCCTtcacagagggaaaaataaaagcccCAGTGGGGCTGTGACTTGGCTGGTGTCACCCCTGCAGATCCCTGGCACAGCTGGGACCAGACACAGTCACACAATCCCAGGATGTGAGCTGGCTGCCCCGTCCATCATACGGACTTGACAAAATCGTGAACGTGGTTAGAACAGTGGCTGGCCCGGGTAAACCTCAAATAAACCCTAGTTATGACTACCAGTGATGGAGGTTCCAGCTCTTAATCCTGGTGCCGGGCGCATGGTAAAACCCCTGCCCCCTTCCTCAAAGTTAAGACTTTGAATTCTAGGGCCAGAAGACCTTAGCCCCATTCTCAGTTTTCCCACGCATTAGCTGGAGGACCTTGGGcctcatttattttctcagtgcCAAATGTGGATAACAAGGGAGGGAAACTTCTTCTCCGGCTTGTTTGAGGATTTGTGGGTACTTCAGGAGAAGTTGGCGGTGATGAGTAAATGTGAACTAAAATAAAGCGCTTAGCACCAGACCTGGCATCTTGTAATACCCTCAGCGCTATTACTGGTGATGCCACAAATACTCTGGGCAAGCTGAGGGATGTAGAGAAGATAGGGCAACTCAGAGTGGAAacactcccttcccttccctgtccAAGGTCATCAAGTCCTGAAGACAGAGAACTAGGGGTCAGGCAGCCCATGGCCAGAGAGGTCTTCCAATCATGCCTCAGCCAGTGCAAGATCCTGGAGCTCTCAAAGGGCACCAGGGCCCTGAAGGAGGCCTTTGAGGTGGGGGACCTGCCAGCAGTCGCCGCCAAGTTACAATCTACGCTTCATTCTCTGGAGAACATCCGGCTGGACATCGGTGTCACCGGGGGGATGGGCTCAGGCAAGTCCACCTTCGTCAACGCCATCCGGGGGCTGGGGGACGAGGACCCCAACTCAGCCTGCACGGGCGTGGTGGAAATGACTGTGGACCCCACACCGTACCCACATCCCAAGTACCCCAATGTCGTCTTCTGGGACCTGCCGGGTGTCGGCACCCCCGCCTTCCAGGCTGACAAATACTTCCAGCGGGTGCAGCTCTTCCGGTATGACTTCTTCCTCATCATTACCTCGGAGAGCTTCACCACCGACCTCACCGAGCTGGCTCGCGAGATCCTGCGATGGGGCAAGCGCTTCTACTACATTCGCTCCAAGGTGGACGTGGACATCGCAGCCTCCCGCAGCCGCCGCCCCAGCTCCTTCTCGGAGGAGAGGGTGCTCAACCAGATCCGGGACGACTGTGTGCAGCGGCTGGAGGGTGAGGGGCAGGCTCTGGGGGgctgggttatttatttattttggacgcATTatgcggcttgcaggatcttagttccctgaccagagattgaacccaggcccttgcagtgaaagcactgagtcctaaccactaggctgCCTGGAAATTCCTatctatcttatttttaattattttatttattcattgattgGGGGGGCTGGATTCTTGAGGGATGACCCCGCTTCCCCTGCATCTTCCCCCTGAGGCCCAAGGTGGGTAAGGCCACCCAAGTTATGCAGCCCCTGTTGGTGAAATGCCACTTACAGCTCCCATTTCAATCACAGATGACAGAGACCAGTCACTtgcattaaagaaaagaaagggtatgtgtatgctaagtcgctcagtcgtgtccgactctttgcaaccccatggactgtagcttgccaggctcttctgtccatggggcttctccaggcaagagtcctggcgtgggttgccatgccctcctccaggagatcttcccaacccagggatcgaaccctcagtctcttacatctcccacagtggcaggcaggttctttaccactagcgccacctgggaagtcccactggGCAGTGCAAATGCAATGCACCCATGCCCATGCTGACACATCTCTGGGGCGGGGGGCCAGAGGGCTCCCCAGAGGCCAGGCACCATGCTCACAGCTCGTTAAACATCCCTAGGAGGAAGGTACACTCATGTTCTTGTTTTACAGATAAGTAcatggaagcccagagaggtgtGGTAACTAGCCTGAGGCCACACAGGGAgtagggagggaggctgggatcTGAACTCAAGCAGCCTGGCTTCAGGGCTGATGCTCTTAAGCCACGAGCTGTGTAGACGCAGCTTGCCACcccccctccctctcacccccagCCCCCCCCATCCACTCACGGGCAGCTGTCAGGACACCTGGGTCTGCTCAGTGGGGAAACTCACCCAAGGTGCCCTTGTCCCCTGCAGCACAGGGACTCAGGGACCCCGAGGTCTTCCTGCTGTCCATGTTCGACCTGGGCAAGTATGACTTCTGCCTGCTGGAGGAGTCGATGGTGAGGGACCTTGAGAGTCAAAAGCGGCATGCGTTCCTGGTGGCCCTGCCCAACGTCTCCAAGCCCACACTGGAGCGGAAGGCGGCCTCGCTGAGGCAGCACATCTGGCTGGTGGCCACGGTGGCCTGCGGGGCCAACCCAAGGCCCGTGCCAGGCCTGCCGGAGGTGGCGTGTGACCTATACATGCTCACCCGGGCCCTGGAGGGTTACCGCCACAGCTTCGGCCTGGACGGGGGATCCCTGGTCAGGCTGGGGGAGCAGACGGGCCAGCCCTTGCACAAGATCCTGCAGGCGCTACAGGGCCCGAAGACCAAGGTCACCGAGGCGCTGGTGGCAGAGCTGCTGGGTCAGGCCTCGGGGGATGCCTTGGCCTTCAGCCAGAAGCTCCTCGACGTGCCCATCCTGGGCTCCCTGGCCTCCTGCAGCCTGTCCTTCGCCACTGTGTACTGGATGCTCCGCACCTCCCTGGGCGTGGCTGTCAGTGATGCCCAGAGCGTGCTGGCTCAGGCCTCCCTCGACAGCCCCAGCCGCAGGCTCCCAGATGGATCGGATCAGTGGTCCCGGCCTGGCGCCTAGGCCAGCCAGAGGTGGCAGCGAGGGGCTGGGAGCCTGCAGGCTCTGCCTGTGCCCAGGCTGgggggtgttgggggaggggaaggaagaaacTCCAGCTCCAACTGTCCTGGACTGAGCTGTGTGCTGTCTCATGCTTTTGTGCCCTGGGTCTTGTGCCCTGTCTGACCAcagcccccactttccctcttccAGTGAACCCCGCATCAACCAGCAGTCCCCTGGGAATCGCGGGGAGGGGACAGACACGGGCATGCCAAGTTGTGGCAAGGCAGGGAAAAAGCCAGTTGCCTGGCAGGGGAGGGCAGTTAGGAGGGTGTCCTCCACGTAGGTCGGGAGGGCGGGATGAGACAAAAGATTCAGAAGCATTTCTGTAAGATGGCAGTGAACAGTTCTCAGTAATcttgggggtcacaaagggaGGTCCCGCCTAAGGGACAGTGTGTGGCAAGGCCAGAGCCTGCCCTGGGCCTCGTACCCCTTAGACTTCCGGCCAGACCTGCTGTGAGTCTGCGTCTTCCAGTCAGACTTGCTGAGTCTGCAGACTCCCCACTTTCGGCCAGACCTGCTCTGAGGCCAGAGGTTTGCTTTCTTCCCTGTCCCCTCACCttcttcaggcttcccaggtggctcagacggtaaagaatccgcctgcaatgcaggagatctgggtttgatccctgggtcggcggggggtggggaagattccctgaagaaggaagggcatggcaacccactccagtattcttgcctggagaattccatggacagaggagcctggcaggctacagcccatggggctgcagagagtcggacaagactgtaCGACTATCACTTCAATTCACCCTCTTCAGTTGTACCTTTTTCTCCAAAGACCAGTCCCCCTGGGGTTGCCATGACCTGCACACCAGGACTGTATACAGGATATGCCCAAGGGCAAGAAGCCAGGGAAACCAAAGTGCGATGGTGGGTGGATTGGGCAGACCAGCTCAAGCTGCTTAGACTGGAACCAAGTGCTCTACtgaaatgtggagcggcattgctgGAGGGTCAGGACTAGTGTGGGATTAGGGTGTGGTGACCAGACCAATTCCAAGTATTTTGGGAAACACTGAACTAGGATGGTGTACTGTATTTAACTGAGTCCGGGAGGGCAGGTACTATAATGAACTGATTGGTGTATTTAATTGAGGGTTAGGTTCTGGATTTGAAGGGGGGGCCATTTTTCAAagagtagatatatatatacatatatatatatatatatacacacatacatacatatatatataggggAAGCCATCATGTCTAAAGGTTAATAACGTATAAGTATTTGACAAGGGCAGCACCTGTTTTGACTAAGGGGAAGGGCAGTTGGCCCTCTGTACTGGAGGGTTCCACATGTTCGGATTCAACCACCCTTGAATTGAAaatagtgggggggggggaacctggaaagttcaaaaagcaaaacttgacttTACCAAgtgctggcaactatttacatacaCTTTACCTTGTATTTACATTTATTAGCATTGGTACTGGATGAGCTGCTTTAAGCGCCTAGAAGATGACTTAGGTAGGTGGGAGGACAGAAGCGCATGCTGTGCTGTCTAACCTAAGCGACTTGAGCAGCCACGATCTGGGGATCTtcggggtcctggaaccaatcccttgAGGACACTGAGTGACTGTCCTACTTTTTAACGTACTGAATGAGGCACTGCGTTTAGCTAGGCCGTATCACCAAAGGCAGGCACCATCGTCAGGAGAACAGGTGAAACGCGAGGGCCCTGCATGTCGTCCTCCATGGCGCACGGGCGGGAGGCAGCACTTGCTGACAACTCTGACCTACAGTGGACGTGTCCCCACAGGAAGTTCAATGGAAGGCCATGGCTCCCCTGCCCCCAAGGGGTGGAACCAGaaatttcagggcttcccaggaccGCAcgctggggaggaagaggagcaCGAGAACAGACTTGTGTGACTGTGTTTATTCCAACCACCAGACGCTCCGATGAAGAGCTCCCCAGATGCCGCCTCACCTTCCAGGCAGGAGCCTGGAGTCAGGGCAGAGGGACCTGCTGCTCTGGTCCCTGCAGAGGGAGGCTGGCTCGGAGCGGGGCTTGCTGGTGACCACGCAGGCTCCTCCCACTGCCTGGCCCTGGGGGCTGAGGATGGACTGCTCCGCCCAGCTACAGGGCTGGATCTCAGTCGCCCCCTGAACAACGCTCCCTGGAGGGTAGGGGCCTGGCCCTGGACCCCTCGTGTCTCCGGACGAGGAAGTCGCGGTCCCTCGTCCGTCAGGCCTGCTGCCCTTCTCCACCCTGTGGGGGGAGAATGTGGGAGCCCGTCACCACCCACCGGGGGCCCGGAAGGGGGTTTTCTGTGTGACATTCCTCCCCTTGGCCTCAGGCCAGCAGGCGGCTGTACTCGGCCAGGGCGGAGGACTTCTTCACCCCGTCCCAGATCCGGGCGGCATAGTGGAACCTGTGAGGGGAGGTCGAGAGTCAGTGCTGCCCTGGCTGCAGGCCCTGCACGACCAACCCCATCGCCTGGGATGTGGGGAATGTGAGGTGGCCCAAGCCCCTCACCTCCCTGGGGGAAAGAGACGCTGAAGTCCACAAGCCCCCAGCTGTGAGCCCAAACTGCTTCCCACTCCCCTCAGTGCTGGCCTTCGTGGGTATGGGTCTATCTCTTCAGCCCCCCAGAGTCTTGTGATGATCAGAAACATCTTTTGTTGTcattagtctctaagttgtgtccgactcttgtgaccccatggactagactggcaggctcctctgtccatgggatttcccaggcaagaatactggagtgggttgctatttccttctccagcggatcttcctggcccagggactgagcctgagtctcctgcattggcaggtgtgttctttcccactgagccaccagggaagcccctcaggaaCGTCCAGCAGCAGCATAACCCTACCACCGCCCCAGTTCTCTCCTCCCTGCTTGGTCCTGCTTCATATCAACAAGAGGGGCAGACCTCCGATCCCCCAGGCCCTGCACCCTGAGTGGCGTCCTGCTGTGTCCGCACTCCCTGCCCCTTCTGCCCACAGCTGACTGGACAGAACCGGGGAAGCCAAGCTAAAGCTACTTCTCAAGTTCTTGTTTCTCTTGGAAACGAGGCAGTCCTAGATCTGTGGGCTCTGGACATAGAAAGTCACACAGGGTCAAGGCTGGGGAGGTGGTGCAGGGCTCTATGAGGGCAGATGGAGAAAGCCTGAGGGCAGAGGTGGGAAAGTGGGGGGGATGATAGGACCCGAGAGCCACGGGAGCTGGACAACGCAGCTCCCGTGGTTCCTGACGGCTTTCTGCTTTCCTCTCCGGTGCTGCTATGCTTTCTGCACTGAGGGTCTTAGAATCAATCCTTGAACCTGACCAGGCGCACTGGTCCTACTCCTTGCAGTCAAGTGACACCTAATTACAGATATGTGACCTCACTACACAACACTTCCTTTCTTTGAGCCTAACCCTCCCCACTAGTAAAACGGGTAACAAGACCTACATACTACCGGCTCATAAGGATTCAAAATCACAGGGAATAGCAACAAGATGGTGGCGATCAACGTTCCAGGACAGGTGCTGAGGTGTGGAGAGATCCCCGAGACCCTCGACATGGAGCCCCTCACACTGACCCCCTCCCTCTGCCGAGCACTCTTACCAGTTCTTCTCGGTGAGGATCGTGTGTGACAGCTGCGGCCGGGCCATGGACATCACCTGGCTCCGAAGCTTGCTCACCAAGGACTGGAAGCTGGGGTGGCCTCGGTACCCAGGGAGCAGGGAGAAGAGGGGGCTGGAACCAGGTCCTGGAAAATTAGAGGTTAGGAGGGGAGGAGCGAGCCTGCCAAGAGAGGGCCGGCCTCCCCATGAACAGCGTCCTGGCCTCCCAGGAGCGCCTGAGTTCAGCCTCAGTGCAGGTCCCCCCATTCTTCCACGACTTGGAAACACACTCCCAAGAAAGGGTCTGAGCAACTCATGGACAGGCCTATGTCTCTGCTCAGACCAGGAAGAGTCTCTCTCACCCTCAAACCAGGACAGCCTGTGTCACCCCATGGCCCGATCCCCTCGAGGGGGAACCCTACCTGCGCGAGGTGGGGTTTCACTCTCTGTCTCGCTGTCCATGAAGGGCATCAGAAACAGATTGACCTCAGAGTCCAGGAAGTCAGGTGGGAGTCCAGGGAAGACATTGCACTGCAACATGGACAGAGTACCTGGCGGAGAGAACCATGAGAGGCTGCAGGCACCAGGgccagggggcggggagggaggtctGTGCTGGGTGGTCAAGTTGGGGTCAGGGGATCATGTCTGACCTTCCTCCCAAGTCTGGGGGCAGGGCCATGGGACTGGATTGGGAGCCAGGGGGCCACAGGCCAGCTTGGGAGCAGCCGAGGGACCCTCACCCTTGTACCGCAGGTGGGAGTGGGCCATGAGCTGGTCAATCATCAGGTGCATCTGCCGTAGCTTGCGGGGACAGAAGTCCTCCCGGCGAGCTTTGTTCTGTAGGAAGACTTGGGGGGGGTTGTTGGGGGGGGAGGTGGAGCCTGTGAGGCAGCTGGTGCTGCTCCACGCAGACTCCCCTTCTCACTCCAAAGACCTGCCCTGACCCAGAGTTCAGATCACGGGTAAGTATCAACCAGGCCCCTATGCTGGTTGATGCTGGGGATCCGGAAAAATGAGTTAGATCTGGCTTCTGCACTCAGGAAGGTCCCAGTCTGATGGAATAGATGAAGAGTAGGTGGGCACGTGATCAGGACTGAGCCAGAAAGACCAGGGGC from Muntiacus reevesi chromosome 2, mMunRee1.1, whole genome shotgun sequence harbors:
- the LOC136159229 gene encoding interferon-inducible GTPase 5-like, with the translated sequence MGGGEQGGGGQVATGLASVQGWGNRMEWRWSSSPEDRELGVRQPMAREVFQSCLSQCKILELSKGTRALKEAFEVGDLPAVAAKLQSTLHSLENIRLDIGVTGGMGSGKSTFVNAIRGLGDEDPNSACTGVVEMTVDPTPYPHPKYPNVVFWDLPGVGTPAFQADKYFQRVQLFRYDFFLIITSESFTTDLTELAREILRWGKRFYYIRSKVDVDIAASRSRRPSSFSEERVLNQIRDDCVQRLEAQGLRDPEVFLLSMFDLGKYDFCLLEESMVRDLESQKRHAFLVALPNVSKPTLERKAASLRQHIWLVATVACGANPRPVPGLPEVACDLYMLTRALEGYRHSFGLDGGSLVRLGEQTGQPLHKILQALQGPKTKVTEALVAELLGQASGDALAFSQKLLDVPILGSLASCSLSFATVYWMLRTSLGVAVSDAQSVLAQASLDSPSRRLPDGSDQWSRPGA